In the Helicobacter typhlonius genome, one interval contains:
- a CDS encoding chemotaxis protein, translating into MAKAQESIDKTTSLHLNNEVQFLCFTLEEEKDGTNQLYAMNVFKIREIIYYDNELTETAGDNSGVVLGYLTVRDETIPLVDMRRWLYYSKEDPDRDLREFSLNTRKSLVVICNFSNNTVGLKIMGVRRIIHRSWQDIDTGSNLGIDSDMKITATTKYDDGSVIQILDVERMLTEAFPSVGAADELELNDLGKIVTDKIVLLAEDSKPAAKSLQKIIETLDIEYFTFPNGKALLDYLHNPGVAARIGAIITDLEMPIISGFEVLKNIKETPATCHIPVIINSSMSSDSNHQMAERLKADGFITKSNPAEVEQALRKLLTDMDF; encoded by the coding sequence ACGAAGTGCAGTTTTTATGCTTCACACTCGAAGAAGAAAAAGATGGCACAAATCAACTCTATGCAATGAATGTGTTTAAAATACGCGAAATTATTTACTATGACAACGAGCTTACTGAAACTGCAGGGGATAATAGCGGTGTTGTGCTAGGCTACCTCACGGTGCGTGATGAGACAATTCCTCTTGTAGATATGAGACGATGGCTCTATTATAGCAAAGAAGATCCAGATAGAGACTTGAGGGAATTTTCACTTAATACTAGAAAAAGTCTTGTAGTTATTTGTAATTTTTCTAACAATACCGTTGGGCTTAAGATTATGGGTGTAAGGCGCATTATCCACAGAAGTTGGCAAGATATTGATACTGGCTCGAATCTCGGCATAGATAGCGATATGAAGATTACGGCTACTACAAAGTATGATGATGGCTCAGTGATACAAATCCTTGATGTAGAAAGAATGCTTACCGAAGCTTTCCCATCAGTAGGTGCTGCGGACGAGCTAGAACTCAATGATTTGGGCAAAATTGTAACCGATAAAATTGTGCTTTTGGCAGAAGATTCTAAACCTGCGGCAAAATCTCTCCAAAAAATCATCGAAACGCTTGATATAGAATACTTTACTTTCCCTAATGGCAAGGCTTTGCTTGATTATCTCCATAATCCGGGAGTGGCTGCAAGAATAGGTGCTATCATTACAGATTTAGAAATGCCTATTATATCGGGCTTTGAAGTGCTTAAAAATATCAAAGAAACGCCAGCGACTTGCCATATACCCGTAATTATTAATTCATCAATGAGTAGTGATAGCAATCATCAAATGGCGGAGCGTCTCAAAGCGGATGGATTCATAACCAAATCTAATCCAGCAGAAGTCGAACAAGCCCTACGCAAGCTTCTTACAGATATGGATTTTTAA
- the aspS gene encoding aspartate--tRNA ligase encodes MLRTHLCAELGTEHIGQEVQVCGWCNTYRDHGGVVFIDLRDKSGIVQLVCDPSTQAHTIASSVRDEYVLVAKGKVRARGAGLENPKLKTGMIEVVLNSLIIENKSPTPPIAIGDENVNEELRLKYRYLDLRSPKAYNIFKIRSDAAIATRNSLQKMGFLEVETPILTKATPEGARDYLVPSRVHQGEFYALPQSPQLFKQLLMMSGFDKYFQIAKCFRDEDLRADRQPEFTQIDIEMSFCEQEDIISVAENLLKDIFSACGREIEIPFMRMPYAQAMESYGSDKPDLRFCMPLVEVGDLFIESSNEIFKNIAQDSKNNRIKALCVKGGDTFFSRKSLGEAEDFVRKFGAKGLAYIQVKENELKGPLVKFISQSALNELVSRVKAEVGDIIFFGAGAKKIVWDYMGRLRLKVAEDMKLINENEYKFLWVVDFPMFEKDEGKTKALHHPFTMPKDLSKDDVEEIESIAYDVVLNGIELGGGSIRIHKDSIQKQVFELLGISDEEAKEKFGFLLEALSFGAPPHGGIAIGFDRLIMLLSKAQSIRDVIAFPKTQKATCPLTQAPSIVSNEQLKELHIRVKNELK; translated from the coding sequence ATGTTACGAACTCATTTGTGCGCAGAATTAGGAACAGAACATATCGGGCAAGAAGTGCAAGTTTGCGGCTGGTGCAATACTTACAGAGACCACGGAGGTGTAGTTTTTATTGATTTGCGCGATAAAAGTGGTATTGTCCAACTTGTATGCGACCCAAGCACTCAAGCTCACACTATCGCTTCAAGTGTGCGCGATGAATATGTACTCGTTGCAAAAGGTAAAGTAAGAGCAAGAGGTGCAGGACTTGAAAACCCAAAGTTAAAGACAGGTATGATAGAAGTCGTGCTAAACTCACTTATTATTGAAAATAAATCCCCAACCCCACCCATTGCCATAGGCGATGAAAATGTAAATGAGGAGCTAAGGCTTAAATATCGTTATTTGGATTTGCGCTCACCTAAAGCATATAATATATTCAAAATCCGCTCTGATGCAGCTATTGCTACACGTAATAGTTTGCAAAAAATGGGCTTTTTAGAAGTAGAAACGCCTATACTTACAAAAGCCACACCTGAAGGGGCAAGGGATTATCTTGTGCCCTCACGCGTTCATCAAGGTGAGTTTTACGCACTACCCCAAAGCCCACAGCTTTTTAAACAACTCCTTATGATGAGTGGCTTTGACAAATATTTTCAAATCGCAAAATGCTTCCGCGATGAGGATTTACGCGCTGATAGGCAGCCTGAATTTACGCAAATTGACATTGAAATGAGTTTTTGTGAGCAAGAGGATATTATTAGTGTAGCAGAGAATCTACTTAAAGATATTTTTAGTGCGTGCGGTAGGGAGATTGAAATACCTTTTATGCGTATGCCTTATGCACAAGCTATGGAATCTTATGGAAGCGACAAGCCCGATTTACGCTTTTGTATGCCGCTTGTAGAGGTGGGAGATTTGTTTATAGAATCAAGCAATGAGATTTTTAAAAATATCGCACAAGATTCTAAAAACAATCGCATTAAAGCTCTATGCGTCAAAGGTGGAGATACATTCTTTTCACGCAAAAGCTTAGGCGAGGCGGAGGATTTTGTGCGTAAGTTTGGTGCAAAAGGGCTAGCCTATATTCAAGTAAAAGAAAATGAACTCAAAGGTCCTTTAGTCAAATTTATCTCGCAATCTGCACTCAATGAGCTTGTATCGCGCGTAAAAGCAGAGGTTGGCGATATTATTTTCTTTGGCGCAGGAGCTAAAAAAATAGTATGGGATTATATGGGGAGATTGCGTCTTAAAGTTGCTGAAGATATGAAGCTTATTAATGAAAATGAATATAAATTCTTATGGGTGGTGGATTTTCCTATGTTTGAAAAAGATGAGGGTAAAACAAAAGCCCTACATCACCCTTTTACAATGCCAAAAGATTTAAGCAAAGATGATGTAGAGGAGATAGAATCTATTGCCTATGATGTTGTGCTCAATGGCATTGAGCTTGGCGGGGGAAGTATTAGAATCCATAAAGATTCTATCCAAAAGCAAGTTTTTGAGTTACTTGGCATTAGCGATGAGGAGGCAAAAGAGAAATTTGGCTTCTTGCTTGAGGCATTAAGCTTTGGTGCACCTCCACACGGGGGCATTGCTATTGGATTTGAT